A window of the Lactuca sativa cultivar Salinas chromosome 5, Lsat_Salinas_v11, whole genome shotgun sequence genome harbors these coding sequences:
- the LOC111910221 gene encoding 26S proteasome regulatory subunit rpn11: MSLTSVKMSEDVWLTCLTHALSTETEEIMGLLLGDIQHSKNGSVTALIWGALPQPRCDRQKDRVETNPEQLTAASVQAEKMTLETGRTTRVIGWYHSHPHITVLPSHVDVRTQAMYQLLDSGFIGLIFSCFNEDQYKVGRIQVTAFQSLDGKQNHVLKPHFSPINKSSIIDLESSLSSTENSLTHSGSTRVESLEYDTGDSKALKGGAKPSALKGFFANADTVNTESGIVDIDPMDMSESMQEAMHRSNMEMSGAEYVRKEVPLHVLPTLSLLNLESPLTSFSHLQSVLYEEERTAYHQAILQIMRDGKAHPLSFIHHTSTYQASICKLMEYCLSPAITALQDRVTENEIRLRMLANEAKILEKESTRVNVNDSSSNSPRNVSSHGHRGSGKDLYNPFESNNVRSVSGSSSRSRKGS, from the exons ATGTCGCTAACGAGTGTAAAGATGTCGGAGGATGTGTGGTTAACATGTCTCACTCATGCATTGTCCACGGAGACTGAAGAAATTATGGGGCTTCTTCTCGGCGATATTCAG CACTCCAAAAATGGAAGTGTAACTGCCCTAATTTGGGGAGCATTGCCACAACCAAGATGTGATAGGCAGAAGGATCGCGTTGAGACAAATCCTGAGCAGCTGACAGCTGCATCAGTTCAGGCTGAG AAAATGACTCTGGAAACTGGAAGAACAACAAGAGTGATTGGCTGGTATCATTCACATCCACATATCACAGTCCTTCCTTCTCATGTTG ATGTTCGGACTCAAGCTATGTATCAACTTCTAGATTCTGGTTTTATAGGATTGATTTTTTCGTGTTTCAATGAAGATCAATACAAG GTTGGAAGAATACAAGTTACAGCATTCCAGTCATTAGATGGAAAGCAAAACCATGTATTGAAACCTCATTTCAGTCCTATAAATAAAAGTTCCATTATAGATCTAGAATCTTCCTTAAGTTCCACAGAGAATTCACTCACACATTCTGGCTCAACACGTGTAGAATCTCTAGAGTATGACACTGGTGATTCAAAAGCTTTAAAG GGTGGAGCAAAACCATCTGCTTTGAAGGGTTTCTTTGCAAATGCAGATACTGTGAACACAGAAAGTGGCATAGTTGATATTGACCCCATGGATATGTCTGAAAGCATGCAAGAAGCAATGCATCGTTCAAATATGGAAATGAG TGGTGCAGAGTATGTGAGAAAAGAAGTTCCTCTTCATGTTTTGCCAACTTTGTCACTTCTGAATCTTGAATCGCCTTTAACATCATTTAGTCATTTACAATCTGTGTTATATGAAGAGGAGCGAACAGCATATCATCAAGCAATATTACAAATTATGAG GGATGGAAAAGCCCATCCGCTTTCTTTCATCCATCATACTTCCACTTATCAAGCTTCCATCTGCAAATTAATGGAATATTG CTTAAGCCCTGCTATAACTGCTCTTCAGGATCGAGTGACAGAAAATGAGATTAGG CTTCGGATGCTTGCAAATGAAGCgaaaattttggaaaaagaaaGCACAAGAGTGAATGTGAATGATTCAAGTTCAAATTCACCAAGAAATGTTTCATCTCATGGACACAGAGGAAGTGGGAAGGATTTGTACAATCCCTTTGAATCAAATAATGTGAGATCTGTTTCTGGTTCCAGTAGTCGTAGTAGAAAAGGTTCCTAG